The Episyrphus balteatus chromosome 4, idEpiBalt1.1, whole genome shotgun sequence genome includes a window with the following:
- the LOC129920025 gene encoding KH domain-containing, RNA-binding, signal transduction-associated protein 2-like isoform X1: protein MRDGTETAHVEEEGHPPRMNDVAKKFIADCIAEKERLPEDFPIAAMLIDEAIDRVHSTGRVPGRELHADVFKQKLTKVTQKVFVPTKQFPNFNFQGKILGPKGNSLRNLQKETLCRILVKGRNSMRNAEKEEEMRQSGDPRHAHLHKDLYVEISTVATPAEAHARVAYALAEIRKYLIPDSNDEVSQNQRREMLADPELSKRARKSYADDGGAHHDQAALSILKKINLSAPKDTGMEYEEAPSRYVPQRPPMKRSLQETPPYLRRNEEGGTERATYRGPSTRPGGSILKKVTGFGGQVYDEEEVGDEEPPYEEEESNYDREPIGNMSQRPGPKRFSQTPQSSMNRRYENPIKRTR from the exons ATGAGAGATGGAACAGAAACAGCACACGTCGAAGAGGAAGGACACCCACCTCGTATGAATGACGTAGCAAAAAAGTTCATTGCCGATTGTATTGCTGAAAAGGAGCGACTACCAGAAGATTTTCCTATTGCGGCTATGCTAATTGATGAGGCTATCGATAGAGTTCACTCAACCGGTCGTGTTCCTGGCCGTGAATTGCATGCCGAtgtctttaaacaaaaattaacaaaagtcACCCAAAAGGTTTTCGTTCCCACCAAACAATTCCCAAACTTCAATTTCCAAGGCAAAATTCTTGGACCAAAAGGAAATTCACTTCGAAATCTGCAGAAGGAAACTTTATGCAGAATTCTGGTTAAAGGTCGCAACTCAATGCGTAATGCTGAAAAGGAAGAAGAAATGCGTCAATCAGGCGATCCTCGACATGCTCACTTACACAAAGATTTGTATGTTGAAATTTCAACAGTCGCTACCCCCGCCGAAGCTCATGCTCGTGTAGCGTATGCTTTGGCAGAAATTCGTAAATATCTTATTCCCGATAGTAATGACGAAGTAAGTCAAAATCAAAGGAGAGAAATGTTAGCAGATCCGGAATTGTCAAAGAGAGCTCGAAAATCTTACGCTGATGATGG agGGGCACATCATGACCAAGCGGCTTtgagtattttgaaaaaaataaatctttcagCTCCGAAAGATACTGGTATGGAATATGAGGAAGCACCAT CAAGGTATGTTCCACAAAGACCACCTATGAAGAGATCTCTACAAGAAACACCACCTTATCTACGAAGAAATGAAGAAGGAGGGACCGAAAG agCAACCTACAGGGGTCCAAGTACAAGACCAGGAGGAAGTATTCTGAAAAAAGTTACTGGATTCGGAGGTCAGGTATATGATGAAGAAGAGGTTGGGGATGAAGAGCCGCCATATGAAGAAGAAGAATCAAATTACGATCGTGAGCCAA TAGGAAATATGTCACAAAGACCAGGCCCCAAGAGATTTTCCCAAACACCACAATCTTCTATGAATAGAAGATACGAAAACCCAATAAAGCGTACACGATAA
- the LOC129920025 gene encoding KH domain-containing, RNA-binding, signal transduction-associated protein 3-like isoform X2: MRDGTETAHVEEEGHPPRMNDVAKKFIADCIAEKERLPEDFPIAAMLIDEAIDRVHSTGRVPGRELHADVFKQKLTKVTQKVFVPTKQFPNFNFQGKILGPKGNSLRNLQKETLCRILVKGRNSMRNAEKEEEMRQSGDPRHAHLHKDLYVEISTVATPAEAHARVAYALAEIRKYLIPDSNDEVSQNQRREMLADPELSKRARKSYADDGGAHHDQAALSILKKINLSAPKDTGMEYEEAPSRYVPQRPPMKRSLQETPPYLRRNEEGGTERGPSTRPGGSILKKVTGFGGQVYDEEEVGDEEPPYEEEESNYDREPIGNMSQRPGPKRFSQTPQSSMNRRYENPIKRTR; this comes from the exons ATGAGAGATGGAACAGAAACAGCACACGTCGAAGAGGAAGGACACCCACCTCGTATGAATGACGTAGCAAAAAAGTTCATTGCCGATTGTATTGCTGAAAAGGAGCGACTACCAGAAGATTTTCCTATTGCGGCTATGCTAATTGATGAGGCTATCGATAGAGTTCACTCAACCGGTCGTGTTCCTGGCCGTGAATTGCATGCCGAtgtctttaaacaaaaattaacaaaagtcACCCAAAAGGTTTTCGTTCCCACCAAACAATTCCCAAACTTCAATTTCCAAGGCAAAATTCTTGGACCAAAAGGAAATTCACTTCGAAATCTGCAGAAGGAAACTTTATGCAGAATTCTGGTTAAAGGTCGCAACTCAATGCGTAATGCTGAAAAGGAAGAAGAAATGCGTCAATCAGGCGATCCTCGACATGCTCACTTACACAAAGATTTGTATGTTGAAATTTCAACAGTCGCTACCCCCGCCGAAGCTCATGCTCGTGTAGCGTATGCTTTGGCAGAAATTCGTAAATATCTTATTCCCGATAGTAATGACGAAGTAAGTCAAAATCAAAGGAGAGAAATGTTAGCAGATCCGGAATTGTCAAAGAGAGCTCGAAAATCTTACGCTGATGATGG agGGGCACATCATGACCAAGCGGCTTtgagtattttgaaaaaaataaatctttcagCTCCGAAAGATACTGGTATGGAATATGAGGAAGCACCAT CAAGGTATGTTCCACAAAGACCACCTATGAAGAGATCTCTACAAGAAACACCACCTTATCTACGAAGAAATGAAGAAGGAGGGACCGAAAG GGGTCCAAGTACAAGACCAGGAGGAAGTATTCTGAAAAAAGTTACTGGATTCGGAGGTCAGGTATATGATGAAGAAGAGGTTGGGGATGAAGAGCCGCCATATGAAGAAGAAGAATCAAATTACGATCGTGAGCCAA TAGGAAATATGTCACAAAGACCAGGCCCCAAGAGATTTTCCCAAACACCACAATCTTCTATGAATAGAAGATACGAAAACCCAATAAAGCGTACACGATAA
- the LOC129920026 gene encoding elongin-C, whose amino-acid sequence MEDQRSDRVYGGCEGPDAMYVKLISSDGHEFIVKREHALTSGTIKAMLSGPGQFAENEANEVHFREIPSHVLQKVCMYFTYKVRYTNSSTEIPEFPIAPEIALELLMAANFLDC is encoded by the coding sequence ATGGAAGATCAACGTAGCGACAGAGTTTATGGTGGATGCGAAGGTCCAGATGCAATGTATGTGAAACTCATATCGTCCGATGGCCATGAATTTATTGTAAAACGAGAACATGCACTTACTTCAGGAACAATAAAGGCAATGTTATCTGGGCCAGGACAATTTGCTGAAAACGAAGCAAATGAAGTTCATTTTCGAGAGATACCTTCCCATGTGCTACAAAAAGTTTGCATGTATTTTACTTATAAAGTAAGATACACAAATAGCTCGACTGAGATTCCAGAGTTCCCGATAGCACCAGAAATTGCTTTGGAATTATTAATGGCTGCTAATTTCTTAGACTGCTGA